A single region of the Chitinophaga niabensis genome encodes:
- a CDS encoding RNA polymerase sigma factor has product MKPIRNISQERFKRIVEDTFDRLYASLYLLCNNKQLSEDIMQETYIRLWKNIEQVQDDHTIIILLKTYARNIFLDEVRSAARKNASLSRHSPEETVESPEDCFKNRELNTAIQSAIKKLPRQQQIIFRLHKEHAMSYKQISARMNIGTGTIEVHMNRALKTLKQHLSHLQGTE; this is encoded by the coding sequence ATGAAGCCGATTCGTAACATATCGCAAGAACGATTTAAGCGCATTGTGGAGGATACTTTTGATCGTTTGTATGCATCCCTGTATCTGCTGTGTAACAATAAACAGCTGAGTGAGGATATCATGCAGGAAACCTATATCCGGTTATGGAAGAATATTGAACAGGTGCAGGATGATCACACCATTATTATTTTGCTGAAAACATACGCGCGGAATATATTCCTGGACGAAGTGAGAAGTGCGGCGAGGAAAAATGCATCTCTTTCCAGGCATTCACCGGAAGAAACAGTGGAATCTCCGGAAGATTGCTTTAAGAACAGGGAGCTGAATACGGCTATCCAGTCTGCCATCAAAAAGTTACCGCGGCAGCAGCAGATCATTTTCCGTTTACATAAGGAACATGCGATGAGTTACAAACAGATCTCGGCACGGATGAATATAGGTACGGGAACTATTGAGGTACATATGAACCGTGCATTGAAAACATTAAAACAACATCTCTCCCATTTACAGGGAACAGAATAA
- a CDS encoding FecR family protein: MHMNREILERFLKGEATPAEIREVELWLQDEPENWLEDYMEQGWEQPAIRMPAEEKEEMIAGIMSRTRSPWKGFIRIAAIVTGLLVTAGGAWYFTQAPEKVNQLAVKVPFHTTKKVTLPDNTVITLNAGSILTYPERFTGDTREITLEGEAFFDVATDAQKPFIIHAGALNTTVLGTTFNITAYKNSPQLSVTVLSGKVAVMDTLSHKSVTVLPKQRATFNPGKATLITSIVDKPENAIAWSEGKLIFEETPLAEVAERLSYKYNVQIVLSGKNLSDCRFNGEFDTEPLEEILKIITTLTETKIKREGALIHLSGKGCK, from the coding sequence ATGCATATGAACCGAGAAATACTGGAAAGGTTTTTAAAGGGAGAAGCAACCCCGGCCGAGATCAGGGAGGTGGAATTGTGGTTGCAGGATGAGCCGGAAAACTGGCTGGAGGATTATATGGAACAAGGCTGGGAACAGCCCGCCATCAGGATGCCGGCGGAAGAAAAGGAGGAAATGATAGCCGGTATTATGAGCCGCACCCGCTCTCCCTGGAAAGGATTTATCCGTATTGCCGCCATAGTAACTGGTCTGCTGGTAACCGCTGGCGGGGCCTGGTATTTTACACAGGCTCCTGAAAAAGTAAACCAGCTGGCGGTGAAAGTGCCTTTTCATACTACTAAAAAGGTAACACTGCCGGATAATACGGTCATTACCCTCAATGCTGGTAGTATCTTAACTTATCCAGAGCGCTTTACAGGAGATACAAGAGAAATTACGCTGGAAGGAGAAGCCTTCTTTGATGTAGCTACGGACGCGCAGAAACCATTTATCATTCATGCCGGCGCCCTCAATACCACCGTATTGGGCACCACTTTTAATATCACGGCCTATAAGAACTCTCCGCAATTGTCCGTAACGGTACTCAGCGGAAAGGTAGCGGTGATGGATACGCTTTCGCATAAAAGTGTGACCGTACTGCCTAAACAAAGGGCCACTTTTAATCCGGGCAAAGCCACATTAATTACATCCATTGTAGATAAACCGGAAAATGCAATCGCCTGGAGCGAAGGCAAACTGATATTCGAAGAAACGCCATTGGCAGAAGTGGCGGAAAGATTATCCTACAAATACAATGTTCAGATCGTTCTCTCAGGCAAGAACCTGTCCGATTGCCGTTTCAACGGCGAATTCGATACAGAGCCACTGGAGGAGATCCTGAAGATCATTACCACTTTAACCGAAACGAAAATTAAAAGAGAAGGAGCATTGATCCATCTCTCAGGAAAGGGATGTAAGTAG